TGCCCGAGCAGGCGTTCTACATGGTCGGCAGCATCGACGAAGCCATCGAGAAAGCCAAGAAACTGTAACTGCCGCGCCCGGCGACGGGCGCTCTTAGAGGCACGCTATGGCCAAGACAGTCCAATGCGACATCGTCAGCGCGGAAGGAGAGATCTTCTCCGGAGCGGTGGAGATGGTCATCGCCCACGGCCACCTGGGTGATCTGGGTATTACCCCGGGCCATGCGCCGCTGCTGACCGACCTGAAACCGGGCCCCATCCGCCTGGTCAAGGCAGGGGGCGCCGAGGAGGTGTTCTACATCTCCGGTGGTTTCCTCGAAGTGCAGCCGAATGTCGTCGAAGTGCTGGCCGACACCGCCAGTCGCGCCGCTGACATCGACGAAGCTGCCGCGGTGGCAGCCAAGCAGCGCGCTGAGGCAGCCTTGAGCGACAAGGGCACGGAGTTCGATTACACCGCTGCCGCCGCTCAACTTGCCGAGGCCGCCGCCCAGCTGCGCACCATCCAGCAGCTCAAGCGGCAAGCCAAGCGCTAAGCGCAAGGTTAGCTGTAACGACAAGGGTAGCTTCGGCTACCCTTTTCTTTTTCCACCTGGAAAGTTGCGCGAAAACCTTTGGATGGTCAGCGTTCAGGGGTGCCTTGCCGGCCAACGTCCAGCCTGTCATTTCTCCTTGTCCCCGAGGTTCCGATGTCCCTGGAAATCGTCATCCTGGCCGCTGGCCAAGGTACCCGTATGAGATCCACCCTGCCCAAGGTGCTGCATCCCGTGGCTGGCCGCAGCATGTTGGGACATGTCCTCGATCGTGCCCGCGAGCTGGAACCTGTGGGTATCCACGTCGTGATCGGCCACGGCGCCGACCAGGTTCGCCAGCAGCTGGCGGCGGACGACGTGAGCTTCGTGCTCCAGGCCGAACAGCTCGGTACCGGTCATGCGGTGGCCCAGGCGGCGCCGGCGTTGACGGCGGAGCGGGTGTTGATCCTCTACGGTGATGTGCCGCTGATCCAGACCGAGACCCTGCAGCGTCTCCTGCAGCAGGTGGATGATGACCATCTGGCACTGCTGACGGTGGAGCTGGACGATCCCACCGGCTATGGCCGTATCCTCCGTGATGCCGAGGGCCGGGTGACCGCCATCGTCGAGCATAAGGATGCCAGCGACGCCCAGCGCGCCATCCGCGAAGGCAACACCGGAATTCTTGCCGTCCCGGGCTGGCGGCTGATGGATTGGCTGGGCCGGTTGTCCAACAGCAATGCCCAGGGCGAGTACTACCTGACCGACGTCATCGCCCTGGCGGTGGCGGATGGCCTGACCATCGCCACCAGCCAGCCAGCGGATGCCATGGAAGTGCAGGGCGCCAACGATCGTCGGCAACTGGCCCAACTGGAGCGTCATTTCCAGCAGCGCGCTGCCGACCGCCTAATGTTGCAAGGCGTGACCCTGCTGGATCCGCAGCGCTTCGATCAGCGCGGCCAGGTCGAGGCCGGGCGGGACGTCTGCATCGATATCAACGTGATCTTGGAAGGCCGGGTGGTGCTGGAAGAGGGCGTGAGCATCGGTCCGAATTGCGTGATTAAGGACAGCGTGCTCAAGCGCGGTGCCATCATCAAGGCCAATAGCCACCTGGATGGCGTGGTGGTGGGAGAGGGCGCCGATGTGGGGCCCTTCGCCCGGCTGCGGCCCGGTAGCGAGCTGGGCGCCAAGGCTCATGTGGGTAACTTCGTCGAACTGAAGAACGCTCATCTACAGGATGGCGCCAAGGCTGGCCACCTCACCTATCTGGGTGACGCCAGCATCGGTCCAGGCAGCAACATAGGAGCGGGCACCATCACCTGCAACTACGACGGAGCCAATAAGTTTCGAACCGAAATAGGCGCGGATGTCTTCGTTGGCTCCAATAGCTCCCTGGTAGCGCCAGTCACCCTGGGCGCGGGGGCTACTACGGCTGCAGGTTCGGTCATTACTGCCGATGTACCGGCTGAAGCTCTGGCCTTGGGACGGGCACGCCAGGTCAACAAGACCGGCTGGCAACGACCGAAAAAAGCACCGAAGGCTTGACGACTGCTCGTCATTAGGTTTTGATTCGATCCAATATCTTTCGAATCGAAATTTATGACGCGTCGTAATACCGCTCAGCGCCGCCATGCCATCCTCGCCCAGCTCCAGCAGCAGGGTGAGGTGAGCGTCGATGAACTGGCCAGGCAGCTGGAGACGTCGGAGGTGACCATCCGCAAGGACCTGGCCGCCCTCGAGCGCAATGGCCTGCTCTTGCGTCGCTATGGCGGTGCGGTGGCCATGCCTCAGGAGCTACTGGCCGAGGTGCCGCCCCAGGCGTCGCCCTGGAAGCAGGCCATCGCCCGGGCCGCTGCCCAGCGGCTGCGCGAACATGCGCGGATCATCATCGACTGTGGCAGCACGACCGCCGCGCTGATCCCCCAGCTCGACCGCCGTCCCGGCCTGGTGGTCATGACCAATTCCCTGCAGGTAGCCACGGCCCTGCGCGAGCTGGAGCAGGAGCCCATGCTGCTGATGACCGGCGGGACCTGGGATCCGCACTCGGAATCCTTCCAGGGCCAGGTGGCCGAGCAGGTACTGAGATCCTACGACTTCGACCAGTTGTTCATCGGCGCCGATGGCCTTGACCCCGAGCGGGGCACCACGACCTTCAATGAACACCTCTCGCTATCGCGGGTGATGGCCGAGGTGGCGCGCGAGGTGGTGGTCATGGCCGAAGCGGACAAATTGGGCAGGCGAATTCCGAATCTGGAACTACCTTGGGAAAAGGTGGACGTCCTCATTACCGATGACCGTTTGCCGCCCGAGGCGGCTCAGGCAATCGAAACGCAGGGTGTGCAGGTCGTCCGCGCCGCTGTGGAAAACTAGACAATCAGGTCATCCACAGTCGACGCGGTCATGTCGCTGTGGATAAGACAGGCAACGGGAGGTAAGCATGTGTGGAATCGT
The window above is part of the Pseudomonas oryzihabitans genome. Proteins encoded here:
- a CDS encoding DeoR/GlpR family DNA-binding transcription regulator; amino-acid sequence: MSFESKFMTRRNTAQRRHAILAQLQQQGEVSVDELARQLETSEVTIRKDLAALERNGLLLRRYGGAVAMPQELLAEVPPQASPWKQAIARAAAQRLREHARIIIDCGSTTAALIPQLDRRPGLVVMTNSLQVATALRELEQEPMLLMTGGTWDPHSESFQGQVAEQVLRSYDFDQLFIGADGLDPERGTTTFNEHLSLSRVMAEVAREVVVMAEADKLGRRIPNLELPWEKVDVLITDDRLPPEAAQAIETQGVQVVRAAVEN
- a CDS encoding F0F1 ATP synthase subunit epsilon, yielding MAKTVQCDIVSAEGEIFSGAVEMVIAHGHLGDLGITPGHAPLLTDLKPGPIRLVKAGGAEEVFYISGGFLEVQPNVVEVLADTASRAADIDEAAAVAAKQRAEAALSDKGTEFDYTAAAAQLAEAAAQLRTIQQLKRQAKR
- the glmU gene encoding bifunctional UDP-N-acetylglucosamine diphosphorylase/glucosamine-1-phosphate N-acetyltransferase GlmU, translated to MSLEIVILAAGQGTRMRSTLPKVLHPVAGRSMLGHVLDRARELEPVGIHVVIGHGADQVRQQLAADDVSFVLQAEQLGTGHAVAQAAPALTAERVLILYGDVPLIQTETLQRLLQQVDDDHLALLTVELDDPTGYGRILRDAEGRVTAIVEHKDASDAQRAIREGNTGILAVPGWRLMDWLGRLSNSNAQGEYYLTDVIALAVADGLTIATSQPADAMEVQGANDRRQLAQLERHFQQRAADRLMLQGVTLLDPQRFDQRGQVEAGRDVCIDINVILEGRVVLEEGVSIGPNCVIKDSVLKRGAIIKANSHLDGVVVGEGADVGPFARLRPGSELGAKAHVGNFVELKNAHLQDGAKAGHLTYLGDASIGPGSNIGAGTITCNYDGANKFRTEIGADVFVGSNSSLVAPVTLGAGATTAAGSVITADVPAEALALGRARQVNKTGWQRPKKAPKA